In Ammoniphilus sp. CFH 90114, a genomic segment contains:
- a CDS encoding ABC transporter ATP-binding protein, with the protein MKPHRLLEVDNLKTHFRTEQGQVTAVDGVCFHVDAGETLGLVGESGCGKSVTSLSILRLFGATSSVKLEGEIRFEGKNLLSLSLDDIQQIRGNEISMIFQDPMSSLNPVYTIGDQITESIILHQKLSKKEAWEKAIHMLKLVGIPSPERRVHEYPHQLSGGMRQRVMIAMGLACQPKLLIADEPTTALDVTIQAQILDLMLELKEQLDMGIVLITHDLGVVAEVCTRVIVMYLGQIVEEASVEELFENPKHPYTIGLMKSIPDEHTPRGGKLHVIEGMVPSLHHVPTGCRFAARCPYADQHCIENSPEFQLVAPNHKVRCWHSEKIALERGEGHAISHI; encoded by the coding sequence ATGAAGCCCCATCGTTTACTCGAGGTAGATAATCTAAAGACCCATTTTAGGACGGAGCAGGGTCAAGTGACAGCTGTAGATGGGGTCTGCTTTCACGTGGATGCTGGTGAGACACTTGGGCTCGTTGGGGAATCGGGTTGCGGGAAGAGTGTTACGTCTCTATCTATTCTGCGTTTGTTTGGCGCGACTAGCAGTGTGAAGCTAGAAGGGGAGATTCGTTTTGAAGGAAAGAACCTTCTCTCGTTGTCGCTTGATGATATTCAGCAGATACGCGGGAATGAGATCTCCATGATTTTCCAGGATCCAATGTCTTCACTGAATCCAGTGTATACTATCGGAGATCAGATAACAGAGTCTATTATTTTGCATCAGAAGTTATCGAAGAAAGAGGCATGGGAAAAAGCTATCCATATGCTGAAGCTTGTAGGAATTCCTTCACCTGAACGGCGGGTTCATGAATATCCTCATCAGCTTTCAGGAGGGATGCGCCAACGAGTTATGATTGCGATGGGGCTGGCCTGTCAACCCAAGCTCTTAATTGCTGATGAGCCAACGACTGCACTAGATGTTACAATTCAGGCGCAAATCCTGGATCTCATGCTAGAGTTAAAAGAACAACTTGATATGGGAATTGTGCTTATAACTCATGATTTAGGTGTCGTGGCTGAAGTCTGTACTAGGGTGATTGTTATGTATCTTGGACAAATTGTTGAAGAAGCTTCCGTAGAAGAATTATTTGAGAACCCCAAGCATCCTTATACGATCGGATTAATGAAATCAATACCAGATGAACACACTCCTCGGGGTGGGAAGTTGCACGTAATAGAAGGTATGGTTCCTTCCTTACACCATGTTCCAACGGGATGTCGATTTGCAGCCAGATGTCCTTATGCAGACCAGCATTGTATAGAGAACTCACCTGAATTTCAACTAGTTGCCCCAAATCATAAGGTTCGCTGTTGGCATTCTGAAAAAATCGCTTTAGAAAGGGGAGAAGGTCATGCAATCAGTCATATCTAG
- a CDS encoding ABC transporter ATP-binding protein, whose protein sequence is MQSVISSQEPLIQIKNVVKNFEQQQGFGRGKSIVRAVNRFSIELLAGETYGLVGESGCGKSTTGRMILRLLEPTSGEVYYNGKNILKADEQEMRLLRKEMQIVFQDPYSSLNPRKRIGKAIQEPMDIFDIGKKEDRKDRVLELMQKVGLSPDHYDRFPHEFSGGQRQRIVIARALSVNPKFIVCDEPVSALDVSIQSQILNLFLDLKKEFDLTYLFIAHDLSVVRHISDRIGVMYLGNLVEEAPTDVLFSNPSHPYSKALLSAVPNTNPKVKKERIVLKGDMPSPINLPQGCVFHTRCPQVMDSCKQIVPKSVKLGQDHWVSCHLYN, encoded by the coding sequence ATGCAATCAGTCATATCTAGTCAAGAACCCCTAATTCAGATAAAGAATGTCGTAAAGAACTTTGAGCAACAACAAGGGTTTGGACGCGGGAAGTCCATCGTTCGAGCAGTTAACCGTTTCTCCATTGAATTACTGGCGGGCGAAACCTACGGCTTAGTGGGAGAATCAGGCTGTGGAAAGAGTACCACAGGACGAATGATCTTACGTCTACTAGAGCCCACTTCAGGGGAAGTCTATTACAATGGGAAGAATATCTTGAAAGCCGATGAACAAGAAATGAGATTGCTACGTAAAGAGATGCAAATTGTATTTCAAGATCCATACTCGTCTCTTAATCCAAGAAAAAGGATCGGGAAGGCAATTCAGGAACCGATGGATATTTTTGATATTGGTAAGAAGGAAGATCGAAAAGATCGGGTTCTCGAACTGATGCAAAAGGTAGGTTTGAGTCCGGACCATTATGACCGTTTTCCCCACGAATTCTCAGGGGGTCAGAGGCAAAGAATTGTCATTGCTAGAGCCTTATCGGTGAATCCGAAGTTCATTGTCTGCGACGAGCCAGTTTCCGCCTTGGATGTATCCATCCAGTCCCAGATTCTTAATTTATTCTTGGATTTAAAAAAAGAGTTTGATTTGACCTATTTGTTCATTGCACATGATCTAAGTGTGGTGCGGCATATTTCCGACCGGATCGGAGTGATGTATCTTGGGAACCTGGTAGAAGAAGCGCCGACAGATGTTCTCTTTTCTAATCCTTCTCACCCTTATTCCAAAGCCTTATTGTCAGCAGTTCCTAACACTAATCCTAAGGTGAAAAAAGAGAGAATCGTCTTGAAAGGGGATATGCCCTCCCCTATTAATCTACCACAAGGCTGTGTTTTTCACACCAGATGCCCACAAGTGATGGATTCCTGTAAGCAGATAGTTCCGAAATCAGTAAAATTGGGACAAGATCATTGGGTGTCCTGTCATCTTTATAACTAG
- a CDS encoding aminotransferase A, giving the protein MQHLIRSNVKSIEVSGIRKMANLVAQYPDAISLTIGQPDYPTPEPIKKAGCQAINTNKTEYTPNAGIAELRKAIAEFYKTHYNLSYDPLEEVIVTVGATQAIDVTFRTILEEGSEVILPAPIYSGYEPLITLSGAVPVYVDTSINDFKLTADMIERKLTDKTRCILLVSPSNPTGCSLGVKELEAIAILLQDKEIFLISDEIYSELMYDNTHVSIAGLSNMREKTIVINGLSKSHSMTGWRVGYALAPAYLAREMLKVHQYNVSCVSSIGQYAALDALNLGEEYVRLMRESYRERRDYVYHRLTGMGIEVVKPNGAFYMFPSIREFGLSSTEFATQMLQDARVATVPGSAFSNFGEGYIRISYACSLENLQLAMDRMESFVSSLRGG; this is encoded by the coding sequence ATGCAACATTTGATTCGGTCGAATGTAAAAAGTATAGAAGTTTCTGGTATACGGAAAATGGCGAATTTAGTGGCGCAATATCCTGATGCTATATCCTTGACCATTGGACAGCCGGATTATCCGACACCCGAGCCGATTAAGAAGGCAGGCTGTCAGGCCATTAACACAAATAAAACAGAGTACACACCAAATGCCGGAATTGCAGAACTCCGAAAAGCTATTGCTGAGTTTTATAAAACTCACTATAACCTATCTTATGATCCGCTTGAAGAAGTCATTGTAACCGTTGGTGCAACGCAGGCGATAGATGTCACATTCCGTACTATCCTCGAGGAAGGCTCAGAGGTGATATTACCTGCACCAATTTATTCAGGTTACGAACCCTTAATCACCTTAAGTGGCGCGGTACCTGTCTATGTGGATACGTCCATCAATGACTTTAAACTAACTGCCGATATGATAGAGAGAAAGCTCACGGACAAGACGCGTTGTATTCTACTCGTATCTCCTTCGAATCCTACTGGATGTAGTCTGGGAGTAAAAGAGTTGGAAGCTATTGCTATACTTCTTCAAGATAAAGAAATCTTTTTAATTTCTGATGAAATTTACAGTGAGCTTATGTATGACAATACGCATGTATCCATCGCTGGTTTGAGTAATATGCGTGAAAAAACCATCGTGATCAATGGCTTAAGCAAATCTCATTCCATGACAGGATGGAGAGTGGGGTATGCGTTGGCTCCTGCATATTTGGCAAGAGAAATGCTTAAGGTTCATCAATATAATGTCAGCTGTGTTAGCTCAATTGGTCAATATGCAGCCTTGGATGCTCTTAATCTAGGAGAAGAATATGTAAGACTTATGAGAGAATCCTATCGAGAAAGGAGAGATTATGTCTACCATCGTTTGACTGGTATGGGAATTGAGGTGGTTAAACCAAATGGAGCCTTCTATATGTTTCCTTCCATCCGGGAATTTGGTTTAAGTTCAACGGAGTTTGCTACCCAAATGTTGCAAGATGCAAGGGTGGCAACCGTACCAGGAAGTGCTTTCTCCAATTTTGGTGAGGGATATATACGGATTTCCTATGCTTGCTCCTTAGAGAATTTACAGCTGGCTATGGATCGTATGGAGAGCTTTGTTTCATCTTTAAGGGGAGGTTGA
- a CDS encoding HAD hydrolase-like protein: MKKHIVFDFDGTIADSSHFLIDMINQVARKRGFQQVKIEDINYLRTMTIKQRLDYMKIPLYKLPLLALDVKKGLGNSVKLMKPFPNMLRVLHTLKEEGYTLAVLSSNSKENIQSFLAFNDLSIFDEVQTTKGIFGKAKVLERYLKRHELRPEEVLYVGDEHRDILACQEIKVPIAAVTWGYDSLDLLVKGAPDYLVHQPEDLLALVQ; the protein is encoded by the coding sequence ATGAAGAAGCATATTGTTTTTGATTTTGATGGAACGATCGCGGACTCATCCCATTTTCTCATCGACATGATTAACCAGGTTGCTAGGAAACGCGGTTTTCAGCAGGTTAAGATAGAGGACATTAACTATTTGCGTACTATGACGATTAAGCAACGACTAGATTATATGAAAATTCCATTATACAAGCTTCCGTTGTTAGCATTGGATGTAAAAAAAGGATTAGGAAATTCGGTTAAGTTGATGAAGCCATTTCCCAACATGCTGCGCGTACTACATACACTGAAGGAGGAAGGGTATACGCTTGCCGTACTTTCCTCAAATTCAAAGGAAAACATCCAAAGTTTCCTCGCTTTTAACGATTTAAGTATTTTTGATGAAGTACAAACAACAAAAGGAATTTTCGGAAAAGCAAAAGTGCTAGAACGTTATCTTAAAAGGCATGAACTTCGGCCAGAAGAAGTTCTATATGTGGGGGACGAACATCGGGATATCTTGGCTTGTCAAGAAATTAAGGTGCCTATTGCAGCTGTGACCTGGGGATATGATTCACTAGACCTTCTCGTAAAAGGAGCTCCAGATTATTTGGTCCATCAACCGGAGGATTTACTAGCTTTGGTTCAGTAA
- a CDS encoding diguanylate cyclase, with protein MNNRKNILAATLFVQILIILFQAVSLAEELTPRAINGNIDLSYEQVQQLPLQGEWEFYWKQRLEPKDFKSSNTLLPDYIEVPSSWKGKSIGAETLGSTGFATYRLQLYIDPAETGQEKVLALGNVGSAYEIWIDGVKRGGAGSVGIVASEEEASLQINHYHFIPTNEVIEIVIQVSNFSYRKGGIYTPITYQSPSDVLQSTLKTEIDSFLIIGGLLFMGVYNLIIFTVTIKFQRDLLMIGLASVFMAIRSFLINDYLSTLLLSDLPLSMIKRMEYIVEMVSFLFVILSMRFLYPKDIHPLMVKVTYVYVLLCGVYNLFAPTLVFTQTMIYQFLIMVIITAYFLFYVGLLAFIRKREGAIFTIVGLIVLILGILNDVLSSALIIPSLFELEFSFLLFIMLQGVIVSYRYLALSKRNQSLNDRLLEMNEQLEGTVEQRTLQLMEKNKELAQANLKLEALSSTDGLTGLPNRRQLNSVLEDEWSKAAEKGNSLAIMLIDIDYYKNFNDTYGHLSGDDGLRLVARVLMCQVKNSDIFAARYGGEEFMVLISEATHEKAYQTADSIRQSVQDLREPHQTSPFGFLTVSIGVAIGGPHNFTRPEMLIERADKALYQAKKDGRNKVVA; from the coding sequence ATGAACAATCGCAAGAACATACTTGCAGCTACTCTCTTCGTTCAAATTTTAATAATCCTCTTTCAAGCTGTGTCCTTAGCCGAAGAGCTAACACCACGAGCAATTAATGGAAATATTGATCTCTCTTACGAGCAAGTGCAACAGCTGCCCCTACAAGGGGAATGGGAATTCTATTGGAAGCAACGCCTAGAGCCAAAAGACTTTAAGAGTTCCAATACTCTTCTGCCGGACTATATAGAAGTTCCTTCCTCTTGGAAGGGGAAATCAATTGGTGCAGAAACTTTGGGCTCTACAGGCTTTGCTACCTACAGATTACAACTCTATATTGATCCCGCTGAAACAGGACAAGAAAAGGTCCTTGCTCTTGGCAATGTGGGTAGTGCTTATGAAATCTGGATTGACGGTGTAAAGCGAGGAGGCGCAGGCTCAGTTGGCATTGTTGCTTCCGAAGAGGAAGCGAGTCTACAAATTAACCATTATCATTTTATCCCTACCAATGAAGTCATTGAGATTGTCATTCAGGTCTCTAACTTCTCCTACCGTAAGGGAGGAATCTATACTCCTATCACCTATCAAAGTCCATCGGACGTTTTGCAATCCACTTTAAAAACTGAGATAGATTCCTTCCTCATCATTGGTGGTCTCCTTTTTATGGGAGTATATAACTTGATTATTTTCACTGTAACGATCAAATTTCAGCGTGACTTACTCATGATCGGATTGGCTTCTGTCTTTATGGCGATTCGTTCTTTCCTCATTAATGATTATTTATCAACTTTATTATTATCAGACCTTCCCTTATCGATGATTAAAAGAATGGAATACATAGTAGAAATGGTCTCTTTTTTATTCGTCATTCTGTCCATGCGCTTCTTGTACCCTAAAGACATACATCCGTTGATGGTAAAAGTAACCTATGTTTACGTCTTGCTTTGTGGTGTGTACAATTTGTTTGCTCCTACCCTGGTATTTACACAAACAATGATTTATCAGTTCCTTATTATGGTTATCATTACAGCCTATTTCCTTTTCTATGTTGGCCTATTAGCGTTTATCCGCAAGAGAGAGGGTGCCATCTTTACTATAGTTGGCCTTATTGTGCTCATTCTTGGCATCCTGAATGATGTCCTTTCCTCGGCCCTAATTATTCCTTCTTTATTTGAATTAGAGTTCAGCTTTCTCCTATTCATCATGCTTCAAGGAGTTATTGTTTCCTATCGTTATTTAGCACTATCGAAGCGTAACCAATCATTAAATGATCGATTACTAGAAATGAATGAGCAGTTGGAAGGAACCGTGGAACAGCGCACCTTGCAACTAATGGAGAAAAATAAGGAACTTGCGCAAGCAAATTTGAAACTTGAAGCCTTGAGCAGCACCGATGGATTGACAGGATTACCTAATCGAAGACAATTGAACAGTGTGCTTGAAGACGAGTGGAGCAAAGCAGCAGAAAAAGGGAACTCCCTTGCAATCATGTTAATCGACATTGATTATTATAAAAATTTTAATGACACTTACGGTCATCTCTCTGGGGACGATGGACTTAGACTCGTTGCTAGGGTCCTCATGTGTCAGGTGAAAAACAGCGATATTTTTGCCGCTCGCTATGGCGGTGAGGAATTTATGGTCCTTATATCCGAGGCTACTCATGAGAAGGCCTATCAAACAGCCGACTCGATCCGCCAGTCCGTCCAAGATTTACGAGAGCCTCATCAAACCTCCCCCTTTGGGTTTCTGACCGTTAGTATCGGTGTGGCCATAGGAGGACCACATAACTTCACGAGACCTGAGATGTTAATCGAGCGAGCTGATAAGGCACTCTACCAAGCCAAAAAGGATGGCAGAAACAAGGTCGTTGCCTAG
- a CDS encoding YheC/YheD family protein produces MLKHQFIKSKMRKTRPLLDDPMLSKYVPEIHWFSAERLKKMLHKHTTVYVKPDEGSLGMGVRRLELDDSKWKLTDRKSSKKLSPTKAIKTLIKKFNPNESYVVQQGIKFLTYKGRPFHIRVVMQKPMNRWQVSMMSAIIGNKKNALTTNVARGGDELPLEFIMHHKDQNWSPMNTYRELIDLSHQIAARLGSTLPLLVVGLDLAIDQRGRIWFIEANTRPDMSGMKELNDKISFKKYLRAKKWISRI; encoded by the coding sequence TTGTTGAAACATCAATTTATCAAAAGCAAAATGAGGAAAACCAGACCATTACTTGATGATCCAATGCTATCCAAATATGTACCGGAGATACACTGGTTCAGTGCTGAGCGTTTAAAAAAAATGCTGCACAAACATACAACGGTCTATGTAAAACCAGATGAAGGGAGCCTTGGGATGGGGGTAAGGCGTTTAGAGCTGGATGACTCTAAATGGAAACTTACAGATAGAAAATCCTCCAAAAAACTATCTCCCACTAAAGCCATAAAAACTTTAATAAAAAAGTTTAATCCAAATGAATCCTATGTTGTTCAACAAGGAATCAAGTTTTTGACTTATAAAGGGCGTCCTTTCCATATCCGTGTGGTCATGCAGAAACCAATGAATCGCTGGCAAGTCTCTATGATGAGTGCCATTATTGGCAACAAGAAAAACGCATTAACTACGAATGTCGCACGTGGTGGTGACGAACTCCCCTTAGAATTCATCATGCATCATAAGGATCAAAATTGGAGCCCCATGAATACGTATCGAGAGCTGATTGACCTATCGCACCAGATCGCTGCAAGGCTTGGATCCACATTACCGCTTCTTGTAGTTGGTCTGGATCTGGCTATTGATCAGAGAGGAAGAATATGGTTCATTGAGGCGAATACGAGACCGGACATGTCGGGGATGAAGGAGCTAAATGATAAAATATCTTTCAAAAAGTATCTACGAGCTAAAAAATGGATAAGTAGGATTTGA
- a CDS encoding YheC/YheD family protein, whose product MLKHKVIRNKMRIARVLMKDPYLSSFIPETAWFSIKELERMLKKYKVAYVKPNKGLQGEGIIRIKSLPNKKFEISYSKKTKIKKFDSMVNKVIKLLDKRRDYLIQQGLDLATYENRPYDFRFLLVKHLDRWHLTMSSAKVAAMKDSIVTNVTYNSRWLPPDELQHSIYKVLNESDQTINPMATLRELMDLSYQIANTLGGQFPFYMLGLDLAVDKNGSIWFFEANTSPAIKPMKKVNDPKWFAIVKTALKDIEIQT is encoded by the coding sequence TTGTTAAAACATAAGGTCATTCGCAATAAGATGAGAATTGCACGCGTGTTAATGAAAGATCCATATCTATCTTCGTTCATTCCCGAAACAGCTTGGTTTAGTATAAAAGAGTTAGAAAGAATGCTAAAGAAGTATAAGGTTGCTTATGTAAAGCCTAATAAAGGTCTTCAGGGTGAGGGAATCATTCGTATAAAATCTCTCCCTAATAAAAAATTTGAAATCTCTTATAGCAAAAAAACAAAAATAAAAAAGTTTGACTCCATGGTAAACAAAGTGATCAAACTTCTAGACAAAAGAAGAGATTATTTAATCCAACAGGGATTAGACTTAGCTACTTATGAAAATCGACCCTATGATTTTCGTTTCCTCCTCGTTAAACATCTAGATCGTTGGCACTTGACTATGAGCTCAGCCAAGGTAGCTGCGATGAAAGATTCTATAGTCACGAATGTAACCTATAACAGCAGATGGCTGCCGCCAGATGAACTTCAACACTCTATCTATAAGGTTCTTAACGAAAGCGATCAGACGATTAACCCCATGGCAACTTTACGTGAACTTATGGACCTTTCCTATCAAATCGCCAATACACTCGGAGGACAATTCCCTTTTTATATGCTAGGTTTAGACCTAGCCGTTGATAAGAATGGAAGTATATGGTTCTTTGAAGCCAATACGAGCCCTGCCATTAAACCTATGAAAAAAGTAAATGATCCAAAGTGGTTTGCGATCGTGAAGACTGCATTAAAAGATATCGAGATCCAAACTTAA
- a CDS encoding YheC/YheD family protein, whose protein sequence is MNKRVVIGVLTTPGNLDVFRPLFRENRRIEHLLFVFSLRDIHFKRRKIMGYALTEVGRWVKRSFDWPDLVIDKYFNVKSRLYKRIRKHSFLPFIEQELPGKWEIHHVLHDVRELRQHLPETRPYHRHTLRKMLRKFSLLYVKPMNGTWGRGIVRIERRRKGYLVVGQINRKRQIRRLLAKKEVFNWMDRWVDRSPFVIQQGLLLYLLPDRVADLRVLIQKNERGYWQITGEAMRIGARQIPVSNLHGGGSGKECSAVLRPLFGKKKGKRILLKCHELSHLVARTIEENYGKMMELGLDFGIDIHGDIWIIEANDKPGRKIFRQIGRLDLFKLANRQALRYASYLMRTSR, encoded by the coding sequence TTGAATAAAAGAGTTGTGATTGGAGTCCTTACTACACCAGGCAACCTGGATGTGTTTCGGCCGTTATTCAGAGAAAATCGACGGATAGAACATCTGCTCTTTGTTTTCTCCCTACGAGATATTCATTTTAAAAGAAGGAAAATAATGGGGTATGCACTTACAGAGGTTGGTAGATGGGTCAAGAGGAGTTTTGACTGGCCGGATTTAGTGATTGATAAATATTTTAATGTTAAATCTAGACTCTATAAACGTATAAGGAAGCATTCTTTCCTGCCTTTTATCGAGCAAGAACTACCAGGAAAATGGGAGATTCATCACGTTCTCCATGATGTTCGAGAACTGCGTCAGCATCTCCCAGAGACGCGCCCCTATCATCGCCATACGCTGAGGAAGATGTTGAGAAAGTTTTCTCTACTCTATGTAAAACCCATGAACGGGACATGGGGGAGAGGCATTGTAAGAATAGAACGTCGCAGGAAAGGATACCTAGTCGTTGGGCAAATCAACAGAAAAAGGCAGATTCGTCGATTGCTAGCGAAAAAAGAAGTCTTTAATTGGATGGATCGCTGGGTAGATCGTTCGCCTTTTGTTATCCAACAAGGTCTGCTTCTATATTTACTACCCGATCGGGTTGCCGACCTTCGCGTCCTCATTCAAAAAAATGAAAGAGGGTATTGGCAGATTACGGGGGAAGCAATGCGTATCGGTGCACGACAGATTCCGGTATCCAATCTTCATGGTGGGGGAAGCGGAAAAGAATGCTCAGCTGTTCTACGACCTCTATTTGGGAAAAAGAAAGGAAAGAGAATCCTTCTTAAATGCCATGAATTAAGTCATTTGGTAGCGCGAACCATTGAAGAAAACTATGGAAAGATGATGGAATTAGGATTAGACTTTGGCATCGACATCCACGGTGACATTTGGATCATTGAAGCAAATGATAAGCCGGGAAGGAAGATTTTTAGGCAAATAGGTAGGCTTGACCTCTTTAAGTTAGCGAATCGACAAGCCTTGCGTTATGCCTCGTATCTTATGAGAACTTCTAGATAA
- a CDS encoding methyl-accepting chemotaxis protein — MGIFTKKPKAWNEYMDFSRSTDIAQVGERAKERLVFLGINQDTLLQVKDAAEYLLPFKKEIVEQFYEYIQSVEHLNKIILKHTSVDRLSKTMERYLEQFLQAEVNQEYIMTRMMIGQVHSRIYLTAEHFISAHHLLIQMMTSILMEKLNHKPHQMVQSVLAIQKLAAYDQQLIVEVYMEETFKSFLFGVSDMLNGTTSLDTTKQLIVSMDRQIEETHNVTAATEEMSASIQEVAEHSVKVAEGTEEAVRSAEQSKQVIDRALNDIQQVGHVYEQVVEQVNELDQEIEHTQGVVKIIREIAEQTNLLALNASIEAARAGEHGRGFSVVASEVRKLAEHTKEQIIQITSNMESLRRVSNQVTQQIKQTENLVVKSVEEAHSAGEELGVIVSTMQEINLATSQIAAMSEEQTATILDIAERNTNIFDRSAQSQRVAKETAEMIYHLSKQMDQYRIAFFDINVRLNSKDLIRVARTDHLLWKWKIYNMLLGLDTFEPQQAASYQTCRLGNWYYGELPPKIKNLPMFRELEVPHQSVHHYAKQAVECYEKGDLVGAQSAFEELQIASDTVVALLSKLESELS, encoded by the coding sequence ATGGGGATTTTCACAAAAAAACCAAAAGCATGGAATGAATATATGGATTTTTCTCGTTCAACGGATATTGCCCAAGTAGGTGAGAGAGCTAAAGAACGGTTGGTGTTTTTGGGTATTAATCAAGATACATTGCTACAAGTAAAAGATGCTGCAGAATATCTTCTTCCCTTTAAGAAGGAGATTGTAGAGCAATTCTATGAGTATATTCAATCTGTAGAACATCTTAATAAGATCATTCTAAAACATACTAGTGTTGACCGTTTGAGTAAGACGATGGAGAGGTACCTAGAACAGTTTCTTCAAGCTGAGGTCAATCAGGAATACATTATGACAAGAATGATGATTGGACAAGTACATAGCCGTATCTATTTGACCGCTGAACATTTCATATCTGCTCATCATTTGTTAATTCAAATGATGACATCGATCTTAATGGAGAAATTAAACCATAAGCCTCATCAAATGGTGCAGTCCGTTCTAGCTATACAAAAATTAGCGGCCTATGATCAACAGCTTATCGTTGAAGTATATATGGAAGAAACGTTTAAATCCTTCTTATTTGGAGTATCTGATATGCTCAATGGTACAACAAGCCTTGATACAACGAAGCAACTCATTGTGAGCATGGACAGGCAGATTGAGGAAACTCATAATGTAACAGCTGCTACAGAAGAAATGAGTGCCTCTATACAAGAGGTTGCTGAGCATTCTGTAAAAGTAGCTGAGGGAACAGAAGAAGCGGTGCGGTCGGCAGAACAGAGTAAACAAGTAATAGACAGAGCGTTGAATGACATTCAACAGGTCGGTCATGTTTATGAGCAAGTCGTAGAACAAGTCAACGAACTTGATCAAGAAATCGAACATACACAAGGTGTAGTTAAGATTATTCGTGAAATTGCGGAACAAACCAATTTGCTTGCACTGAATGCCAGTATCGAGGCAGCAAGAGCAGGGGAGCATGGAAGAGGTTTTTCGGTTGTGGCTTCGGAAGTTAGAAAATTGGCAGAACATACAAAAGAGCAAATTATTCAAATTACATCCAACATGGAATCCTTGCGAAGGGTATCAAATCAGGTCACTCAGCAAATCAAACAGACTGAGAATCTCGTTGTAAAAAGTGTAGAAGAGGCTCATTCTGCAGGGGAGGAGTTGGGAGTTATTGTGTCAACCATGCAAGAAATTAACCTTGCCACTTCCCAGATTGCCGCGATGAGCGAAGAACAAACCGCTACGATCCTAGACATTGCGGAACGAAACACGAACATTTTTGATCGGAGTGCTCAGTCTCAAAGAGTGGCCAAGGAAACAGCCGAAATGATTTATCATCTAAGTAAGCAGATGGATCAATACCGTATTGCCTTCTTTGATATCAATGTAAGATTAAATTCTAAAGATCTCATTAGAGTAGCTAGAACGGATCATCTTCTTTGGAAGTGGAAAATTTATAACATGCTATTAGGACTGGACACGTTTGAGCCGCAACAAGCTGCTTCTTATCAGACATGCAGATTGGGGAATTGGTATTATGGGGAATTACCACCTAAAATAAAGAACCTTCCAATGTTCAGAGAATTAGAAGTCCCTCACCAATCCGTGCATCACTATGCAAAACAAGCGGTCGAATGTTATGAAAAAGGTGACCTAGTAGGAGCTCAGAGTGCATTTGAAGAATTGCAAATAGCTTCAGATACAGTGGTTGCTTTGTTATCCAAACTAGAATCAGAGCTATCTTAG
- a CDS encoding 3-keto-5-aminohexanoate cleavage protein: MKKLIVNFAPTGMIPTKAMTPHVPISPKEIIQDVLKCAPLGVSIAHLHARDSHGIPTYHKEVYGEIIRGVREHNQDLILCVSTSGRNFPEFSKRAEVLDLDGPLKPDMASLTLSSLNFIQSESMNAPLMIMKLAEKMAEKGIKPELEVFDLGMINFAKYLIKKGLLEPPYYFNILLGNVASAQANINHLGLMISELPSPCYYSITGLGESQKEMTALGVILADGVRIGLEDNIWLNKKNQRLATNEDLVQRIIHIAQAYERPIMTPQETRGLLGM, translated from the coding sequence ATGAAGAAATTAATCGTTAATTTTGCCCCGACAGGTATGATCCCCACAAAGGCCATGACTCCTCACGTCCCCATAAGCCCAAAAGAAATTATACAAGATGTTTTGAAGTGTGCTCCTTTGGGCGTATCCATTGCCCACCTTCACGCTCGTGATTCTCATGGAATTCCAACCTATCATAAAGAGGTCTATGGTGAAATTATCAGAGGGGTTAGAGAACACAATCAAGACCTTATTCTTTGTGTATCCACAAGCGGCCGGAACTTTCCGGAATTCTCAAAACGTGCCGAGGTGCTAGATCTAGATGGTCCCCTTAAGCCGGATATGGCAAGCTTGACGCTGAGTTCATTAAACTTTATACAGAGCGAGAGCATGAATGCTCCACTCATGATCATGAAATTGGCTGAAAAAATGGCTGAAAAAGGAATAAAACCGGAACTAGAAGTATTTGATCTGGGAATGATTAACTTTGCTAAGTACCTCATCAAAAAAGGGTTACTCGAACCACCTTATTATTTTAATATTCTTCTTGGCAATGTAGCTAGTGCGCAAGCGAATATTAATCATCTTGGGTTGATGATTTCCGAGTTGCCTTCTCCCTGTTATTATTCAATAACAGGGCTTGGGGAAAGCCAAAAAGAGATGACAGCCTTAGGGGTCATTCTGGCGGACGGTGTTCGTATCGGGTTAGAGGATAATATTTGGCTGAATAAGAAAAATCAACGTTTGGCTACGAATGAGGATTTGGTGCAAAGGATTATTCATATAGCTCAGGCTTATGAACGACCCATTATGACACCTCAAGAAACTAGAGGGCTGCTCGGAATGTGA